In Nonomuraea muscovyensis, one genomic interval encodes:
- a CDS encoding sensor histidine kinase, translating into MSEPREHVPEYRWVLPSVLLGDGDGRRPVRRSTRDWIVDIVMFLAACLLALLGATELDGEPDGLVLAEQVTGALSCAAVWLRRRWPVTLALVSAAMSSYLELVGGASVVGLFTVAVHRPFKISGPVAAFNIVALVPLGVLRPDPSLGPGGMVVLGVAIVATAFAWGIVVRARRQLVWSLRQRAVIAAEDAKRLERERIAREMHDVLAHRISMLSLHAGALEFRPDAPAEDIARAASAIRDNAHLALQDLREVIGVLRHASSAGGDGPVPDPPQPTLADLRSLVEECRQAGMKVSYTAQLTPEAEDVDTVVPTAASGIAEGDVPQGLGRTVYRVVQEALTNARKHAPDAPVTVTVRGGPGEGLTAEVRNPRWAHHGRRIPGAGAGLIGLTERVELAGGTLAYGPEPDGDFRLRAWLPWSP; encoded by the coding sequence GTGAGCGAGCCGCGCGAACACGTCCCCGAGTACCGCTGGGTCCTGCCCTCGGTGCTGCTCGGCGACGGCGACGGCAGGCGGCCGGTGCGGCGCTCGACCCGCGACTGGATCGTCGACATCGTCATGTTCCTCGCGGCGTGCCTGCTGGCCCTGCTCGGCGCCACCGAGCTGGACGGCGAGCCCGACGGGCTGGTGCTGGCCGAGCAGGTCACCGGGGCGCTGTCGTGCGCCGCCGTGTGGCTGCGCCGCAGGTGGCCGGTCACGCTGGCGCTCGTCAGCGCGGCCATGTCGTCCTACCTGGAGCTGGTCGGCGGGGCGTCGGTCGTCGGCCTGTTCACGGTGGCGGTGCACCGGCCGTTCAAGATCTCGGGGCCGGTCGCGGCGTTCAACATCGTCGCCCTGGTGCCGCTCGGCGTGCTCAGGCCCGACCCGAGCCTCGGGCCCGGCGGGATGGTCGTGCTCGGGGTGGCGATCGTGGCGACGGCGTTCGCCTGGGGCATCGTGGTGCGGGCCAGGCGGCAGCTCGTCTGGTCGCTCAGGCAGCGCGCGGTCATCGCCGCCGAGGACGCCAAGCGGCTGGAACGGGAGCGGATCGCCCGTGAGATGCACGACGTGCTGGCCCACCGCATCTCCATGCTGAGCCTGCACGCGGGCGCGCTGGAGTTCCGGCCGGACGCCCCCGCCGAGGACATCGCCAGGGCCGCGAGCGCCATCAGAGACAACGCCCACCTGGCGCTCCAGGATCTGCGCGAGGTGATCGGCGTGCTGCGCCACGCGTCCTCCGCCGGCGGCGACGGGCCGGTCCCCGACCCGCCCCAGCCGACCCTGGCCGACCTGCGCTCGCTGGTCGAGGAGTGTCGCCAGGCCGGCATGAAGGTCTCGTACACGGCGCAACTCACGCCGGAAGCCGAAGACGTGGACACCGTGGTGCCCACGGCGGCGTCCGGGATCGCCGAGGGCGACGTGCCGCAGGGGCTCGGCCGCACCGTCTACCGCGTCGTCCAGGAGGCGCTCACCAACGCGCGCAAGCACGCGCCCGACGCGCCCGTCACGGTGACGGTCCGCGGCGGACCCGGCGAGGGGCTGACGGCCGAGGTGCGCAATCCACGCTGGGCGCACCACGGCCGGCGCATCCCCGGCGCCGGCGCCGGGCTGATCGGGCTCACCGAGCGCGTCGAACTGGCCGGCGGCACCCTCGCGTACGGACCCGAACCCGATGGAGACTTCCGGTTGCGGGCCTGGCTACCGTGGTCGCCATGA
- a CDS encoding response regulator codes for MTIKVLIVDDDALVRAGLSMILGGAGDIEIVGEAGDGSQVPPMVAEHRPDVVLMDIRMPDVDGLTATEALRAGKEPPEVVVLTTFHADAQVLRALRAGAAGFLLKDIPPRELVEAIRKVAAGEPILSPAVTRQLISHVSGAARSRADRARAQLAGLSEREREVALAIGRGWSNAEIGRELYMSVATVKAHVSRILTKLSLNNRVQIALLVHDADL; via the coding sequence ATGACGATCAAGGTACTCATCGTGGACGACGACGCGCTCGTCCGTGCCGGGCTGTCGATGATCCTGGGCGGGGCGGGCGACATCGAGATCGTCGGGGAGGCCGGCGACGGGTCGCAGGTGCCGCCGATGGTGGCCGAGCACCGGCCCGACGTGGTGCTGATGGACATCCGCATGCCGGACGTCGACGGCCTGACCGCCACCGAGGCGCTGCGCGCCGGCAAGGAGCCGCCGGAGGTCGTCGTGCTGACCACGTTCCACGCCGACGCGCAGGTGCTGCGCGCCCTGCGGGCCGGCGCGGCGGGCTTCCTGCTGAAGGACATCCCGCCGCGTGAGCTGGTCGAGGCGATCAGGAAGGTGGCGGCCGGCGAGCCGATCCTGTCGCCCGCCGTGACGCGGCAGCTCATCTCGCACGTCTCCGGAGCCGCCCGCAGCCGCGCCGACCGGGCCCGCGCGCAGCTCGCCGGCCTCAGCGAGCGCGAGCGGGAGGTGGCCCTGGCCATCGGCCGGGGCTGGAGCAACGCCGAGATCGGCCGCGAGCTGTACATGAGCGTGGCCACGGTCAAGGCACACGTCTCGCGCATCCTCACCAAGCTGTCGCTGAACAACCGGGTGCAGATCGCGCTGCTGGTCCACGACGCCGACCTCTGA